A region of Streptomyces deccanensis DNA encodes the following proteins:
- a CDS encoding response regulator: MAIRVLLVDDQPLLRTGFRMILEAEQDLAVVGEAGDGLQAIDQVRALQPDVVLMDIRMPRMDGVEATRQITGPGRDGPAKVLVLTTFDLDEYVVEALRAGASGFLLKDAPANELVQAIRVVANGEAMLAPSITRRLLDKYAEHLPSGEEPVPDTLHTLTDREVEVLKLVARGLSNAEIAADLFVSETTVKTHVGHVLTKLGLRDRVQAAVYAYESGLVRPGAQ, encoded by the coding sequence GTGGCCATCCGCGTCCTACTGGTCGACGACCAGCCGCTGCTGCGTACCGGGTTCCGGATGATTCTGGAGGCGGAGCAGGACCTCGCGGTCGTCGGGGAGGCCGGGGACGGTCTCCAGGCGATCGACCAGGTGCGGGCGTTGCAGCCCGACGTGGTTCTGATGGACATCCGGATGCCCCGGATGGACGGCGTGGAGGCGACCCGTCAGATCACCGGTCCCGGGCGGGACGGCCCGGCGAAGGTGCTGGTGCTGACCACGTTCGATCTGGACGAGTACGTGGTGGAGGCGCTGCGGGCGGGGGCCAGCGGGTTTCTGCTGAAGGACGCTCCGGCCAATGAGCTGGTGCAGGCGATCCGGGTGGTGGCGAACGGGGAGGCGATGCTCGCGCCGAGCATCACGCGTCGGCTGCTCGACAAGTACGCGGAGCATCTGCCGTCGGGCGAGGAGCCGGTGCCGGACACGCTGCACACGCTGACGGACCGTGAGGTCGAGGTGTTGAAGCTGGTGGCCCGGGGGTTGTCGAACGCGGAGATCGCGGCCGATCTGTTCGTCAGCGAGACCACGGTGAAGACGCATGTGGGCCATGTGCTGACGAAGTTGGGGCTGCGGGACCGGGTGCAGGCGGCGGTGTACGCGTACGAGAGCGGGCTGGTGCGCCCCGGCGCGCAGTAG
- a CDS encoding RecB family exonuclease — METSTDGTPAVPVGGEGDRPVVRAAAPPASLSPSRASDFMQCPLLYRFRVIDRLPEKPSEAATRGTLVHAVLERLFDAPAAERTAPRARALVPGQWDRLRETRPEVVELFADDAEGERLGRWLAEAERLVERWFTLEDPTRLEPAERELFVEAELESGLRLRGIIDRVDVAPTGEVRIVDYKTGKAPRPEYAEGALFQMKFYALVVWRLKQVVPRRLQLVYLGSGDVLTYDPVIADLERVERKLLALWEAIRLATESGDWRPRPTKLCGWCDHQAVCPEFGGTPPPYPLQVRSPESAGEAQGRMGPD, encoded by the coding sequence ATGGAAACCAGCACCGACGGCACCCCCGCCGTTCCCGTGGGTGGCGAGGGCGACCGTCCTGTCGTGCGGGCCGCCGCGCCGCCCGCCTCGCTGTCGCCGTCGCGCGCCAGTGACTTCATGCAGTGTCCGCTGCTGTACCGGTTCCGGGTGATCGACCGGCTGCCGGAGAAGCCGAGCGAGGCGGCGACCCGGGGCACGCTGGTGCACGCGGTGCTGGAGAGACTCTTCGACGCGCCGGCGGCCGAGCGGACGGCGCCGCGGGCCAGGGCCTTGGTGCCCGGGCAGTGGGACCGGCTGCGGGAGACCCGGCCGGAGGTCGTGGAGCTGTTCGCGGACGACGCGGAGGGTGAGCGGCTGGGGCGCTGGCTGGCGGAGGCCGAGCGGCTGGTGGAGCGCTGGTTCACGCTGGAGGACCCGACGCGGCTGGAGCCCGCCGAGCGGGAGTTGTTCGTGGAGGCGGAGCTGGAGTCGGGACTCAGGCTGCGCGGGATCATCGACCGGGTCGATGTGGCGCCCACCGGCGAGGTGCGGATCGTCGACTACAAGACGGGGAAGGCGCCGCGGCCGGAGTACGCCGAGGGCGCGCTGTTCCAGATGAAGTTCTACGCGCTGGTGGTGTGGCGGCTGAAGCAGGTGGTGCCGCGCCGGTTGCAGCTGGTCTATCTCGGCAGTGGTGACGTCCTGACGTACGACCCCGTGATCGCCGATCTGGAGCGGGTGGAGCGCAAGTTGCTGGCGCTGTGGGAGGCGATCCGGCTGGCCACGGAGAGCGGTGACTGGCGGCCGCGGCCGACGAAGCTGTGCGGTTGGTGCGATCACCAGGCGGTGTGTCCGGAGTTCGGTGGTACTCCCCCGCCGTACCCCCTCCAGGTGAGGTCACCGGAGTCGGCCGGCGAGGCGCAGGGCAGAATGGGGCCGGACTAG
- a CDS encoding site-2 protease family protein has protein sequence MTAGDGTPTDNGATADTDEAPEPAATPPGTGTPADAKTAKPLTDPPTASTPADPAKAHTPADPTKAPAPGAPEQDHATGDPERAPAPADPARTSTPANPEQAHAPADPDKAPAPADPDKPPAPADLTKPPAPADESERAATSSRPYAHADAGPKPPERSKEPGGGILMGRPFGVPVYVAPSWFLVAALITWVFGGQLDRVLPELGALRYLVALFFAVAFYGSVLVHELAHTIAALRYKLPVRRIQLQFFGGVSEIEKESETPGREFVLAFVGPLLSLILAGVFYVALLAVEPGTVPGVLLAGLMISNLIVAAFNLLPGLPLDGGRMLRAVVWKITGKPMSGTIAAAWVGRALAVSVLIGLPLLTQSGLLGSAAEDSVGMDTVLDALLAAILAAIIWTGAGNSLRMARLREHLPELQARALTRRAVPVETDTPLSEALRRANEAGARALVVVDPDGEPLSLVREAAIVGVPEHRRPWVAVSGLAQDLTDGMRVSAELAGEELLDALRAAPATEYLVVEDSGEIYGVLSAADVERAFVKAMARPS, from the coding sequence ATGACGGCCGGCGACGGCACGCCCACCGACAACGGCGCGACGGCCGACACGGATGAGGCTCCAGAGCCCGCCGCCACGCCCCCCGGCACCGGAACGCCTGCCGACGCCAAAACAGCGAAGCCGCTGACCGACCCGCCGACCGCCTCCACCCCCGCCGACCCGGCGAAGGCCCACACGCCTGCCGACCCGACCAAGGCCCCCGCGCCCGGTGCCCCGGAGCAGGACCACGCAACTGGCGACCCGGAGAGGGCCCCCGCGCCTGCCGACCCGGCGAGGACCTCAACCCCTGCCAACCCGGAGCAGGCCCACGCCCCCGCCGACCCGGACAAAGCCCCCGCCCCCGCCGACCCGGACAAGCCCCCCGCCCCCGCCGACCTCACCAAACCCCCCGCCCCGGCCGACGAGTCGGAGCGCGCCGCGACGTCCTCGCGCCCCTATGCCCACGCGGACGCCGGGCCCAAGCCCCCCGAGCGTTCCAAGGAGCCCGGCGGTGGCATCCTCATGGGGCGGCCCTTCGGCGTGCCCGTGTACGTCGCGCCCAGCTGGTTCCTGGTCGCCGCCCTGATCACCTGGGTCTTCGGCGGCCAACTCGACCGCGTCCTGCCCGAACTCGGCGCCCTCCGCTACCTCGTCGCCCTCTTTTTCGCGGTCGCCTTCTACGGCTCCGTACTCGTCCACGAACTCGCCCACACCATCGCCGCCCTGCGCTACAAACTGCCCGTGCGCCGCATCCAGCTCCAGTTCTTCGGCGGTGTCTCCGAGATCGAGAAGGAGTCCGAGACCCCCGGCCGCGAATTCGTCCTCGCCTTCGTGGGCCCCCTCCTCTCCCTGATCCTTGCGGGCGTCTTCTACGTCGCCCTGCTGGCCGTCGAGCCCGGCACGGTCCCCGGCGTCCTGCTCGCCGGCCTGATGATCTCCAACCTCATCGTCGCCGCGTTCAACCTGCTCCCCGGCCTGCCCCTCGACGGCGGCCGCATGCTCCGCGCCGTCGTCTGGAAGATCACCGGCAAGCCCATGAGCGGCACCATCGCCGCCGCCTGGGTCGGCCGCGCCCTCGCCGTCTCCGTCCTCATCGGACTCCCGCTGCTCACCCAGTCCGGCCTGCTCGGCTCCGCCGCCGAGGACAGCGTCGGCATGGACACCGTCCTCGACGCCCTGCTCGCCGCGATCCTCGCCGCGATCATCTGGACCGGCGCCGGCAACAGCCTCCGCATGGCCCGCCTGCGCGAACACCTGCCCGAACTCCAGGCCCGCGCCCTCACCCGCCGCGCCGTCCCCGTCGAGACCGACACCCCCCTCTCCGAGGCCCTCCGCCGCGCCAACGAGGCCGGCGCCCGCGCCCTCGTCGTCGTCGACCCCGACGGCGAACCCCTCTCCCTCGTCCGCGAGGCCGCCATCGTCGGCGTCCCCGAACACCGCCGCCCCTGGGTCGCCGTCAGCGGCCTCGCCCAGGACCTCACCGACGGCATGCGCGTCTCCGCCGAACTCGCCGGCGAGGAACTCCTCGACGCCCTCCGCGCGGCCCCCGCCACGGAGTACCTGGTCGTCGAGGACTCGGGCGAGATCTACGGAGTCCTCTCGGCGGCGGACGTGGAACGCGCCTTCGTCAAGGCGATGGCCCGCCCCAGCTGA